A single Mobula hypostoma chromosome 26, sMobHyp1.1, whole genome shotgun sequence DNA region contains:
- the cldn23l gene encoding claudin-23 yields the protein MRTPPPMIIGIVSAPVGLVLVFVAVLTPQWRQGPINLGKNIAVKSDGLWESCLELQDTKQCWPVTTVYQRDEVVQWSRALMLSSLLVCGMGIIVASVGIRCWMDFPLRNVAGASGVVIILAGSLCITPLTLYMTLMHRINPDTDTQYQSGSSLYFGWAGSCFEIVGGLALALSFTCPKCKRCRESGQNAKRTYDVDY from the coding sequence ATGCGAACACCACCACCTATGATCATTGGCATTGTCAGTGCTCCTGTAGGGCTAGTCTTGGTGTTTGTGGCAGTTTTGACTCCACAATGGCGACAAGGACCCATTAACCTGGGGAAGAACATAGCTGTGAAGTCTGATGGACTGTGGGAATCGTGTCTGGAACTGCAGGACACCAAACAGTGTTGGCCGGTGACTACTGTGTACCAGAGGGATGAAGTTGTGCAGTGGTCCAGGGCTCTCATGTTGAGTTCTCTCCTGGTGTGTGGGATGGGAATCATTGTGGCTAGTGTAGGGATACGCTGCTGGATGGACTTTCCACTGCGGAATGTGGCCGGGGCCAGTGGGGTTGTTATTATCCTGGCCGGATCTCTGTGCATCACCCCACTCACTCTCTATATGACCTTGATGCACAGAATCAACCCCGATACTGATACCCAGTACCAGAGTGGAAGCTCCCTGTATTTTGGCTGGGCTGGAAGTTGCTTTGAGATCGTTGGAGGATTGGCCCTTGCGCTGAGTTTCACTTGTCCAAAATGCAAGCGGTGCAGAGAATCAGGACAGAATGCCAAAAGAACCTATGATGTTGATTACTAG